In Pseudoduganella albidiflava, a single window of DNA contains:
- a CDS encoding alpha/beta fold hydrolase translates to MLQLSRKQAGWAAVAGALAAAYMVVRTKTKQAEAENPPAGQFVTVDGVKLHYLQRGAGPVVVLLHGNGATSQDFELSGLIDMLARDHTVIAFDRPGFGYSDRPRSTIWTPAEQATLLAGALKTLQVDQAIVLGHSWGTLVALAMAVDNPALVRGLVLMGGYYYPSPRADAVLMSGPAIPVVGDVMRFTVSPLLSRLLWPGLVKKMFSPRPVADSFQRWPKWLSLRPSQLRAASAETVLMIPGAASLRHRYPEITMPVTIFSGDGDKMVNHEHNAERLHRELLQSQLHTVQDAGHMLHYVAQDEIVRAVRDIAEGRPRMDFQQTTHPLDVDNEQPRVLH, encoded by the coding sequence ATGTTACAGCTGAGCAGAAAACAAGCAGGGTGGGCGGCAGTGGCAGGGGCCCTGGCGGCCGCCTACATGGTGGTCCGGACCAAGACGAAACAGGCCGAGGCGGAGAATCCCCCGGCCGGCCAGTTCGTGACCGTCGACGGGGTGAAGCTGCATTACCTGCAGCGGGGCGCTGGCCCCGTGGTCGTGCTGTTGCACGGCAATGGCGCCACGTCGCAGGATTTCGAACTGTCCGGCCTGATCGACATGCTGGCGCGCGACCATACGGTGATCGCCTTCGACCGCCCGGGCTTCGGCTACAGCGACCGGCCACGCAGCACGATCTGGACGCCGGCCGAGCAGGCCACGTTGCTGGCCGGGGCCCTGAAGACCTTGCAGGTCGACCAGGCCATCGTGCTGGGCCATTCCTGGGGCACGCTGGTGGCGCTGGCGATGGCGGTCGACAATCCCGCGCTCGTGCGCGGCCTCGTGCTGATGGGCGGCTATTACTACCCGAGTCCGCGCGCGGATGCGGTGCTGATGTCCGGTCCGGCGATCCCCGTGGTGGGCGACGTGATGCGCTTCACGGTGTCGCCGCTGCTGTCGCGCCTGCTGTGGCCGGGCCTCGTCAAGAAGATGTTCAGCCCCCGGCCGGTGGCCGACAGTTTCCAGCGCTGGCCCAAGTGGCTGTCGCTGCGGCCTTCGCAACTGCGTGCGGCCAGTGCCGAGACCGTGCTGATGATTCCGGGTGCCGCCAGCCTGCGCCATCGCTATCCCGAGATCACGATGCCGGTCACGATCTTCTCCGGCGATGGCGACAAGATGGTCAACCACGAACACAATGCCGAGCGGCTGCACCGCGAACTGCTGCAAAGCCAGCTGCATACGGTGCAGGACGCCGGCCACATGCTGCATTACGTGGCGCAGGACGAGATCGTGCGCGCGGTGCGCGATATCGCCGAGGGCCGCCCGCGCATGGACTTCCAGCAGACCACGCATCCGCTGGACGTGGACAACGAGCAGCCGAGGGTGCTGCACTGA
- a CDS encoding Crp/Fnr family transcriptional regulator — translation MNTARIQHEYSIKDSVDIPSLKEALRGALWAQALTPEQMARVEATTFEVFVPKGGFVCHKGELVDNWIGIIAGMVKMNNFSPSGKSVTFTGVPPGGWFGEGSLLKDERRKYDAMALRDSRIARMPADTFHWLLETSLPFTRFLLMQLNERLGQFIGMVEHERLLDPDTRVARCLASLFNTHLYPGSQRLVQISQEEVGLLSGASRQRANQALQVLEREGLLRVDYGGIRILDLEGLRSFEAHA, via the coding sequence ATGAACACGGCACGAATACAGCATGAATACAGCATAAAGGACAGCGTGGACATTCCCAGCCTGAAAGAAGCACTGCGCGGCGCCCTGTGGGCGCAGGCGCTGACGCCCGAGCAGATGGCGCGCGTGGAGGCCACCACGTTCGAGGTCTTCGTGCCGAAAGGCGGCTTCGTGTGCCACAAGGGGGAACTGGTCGACAACTGGATCGGCATCATTGCCGGCATGGTGAAGATGAACAATTTCTCGCCGTCCGGCAAGAGCGTCACCTTTACCGGCGTGCCGCCCGGCGGCTGGTTCGGCGAAGGTTCGCTGCTCAAGGACGAGCGCCGCAAGTACGATGCGATGGCGCTGCGCGACAGCCGCATCGCCCGCATGCCAGCCGACACCTTCCACTGGCTGCTGGAGACCAGCCTGCCGTTCACGCGCTTCCTGCTGATGCAGCTGAACGAACGGCTGGGCCAGTTCATCGGCATGGTCGAACACGAGCGGCTGCTCGATCCCGATACCCGGGTGGCGCGCTGCCTGGCCTCGCTGTTCAACACCCACCTGTATCCCGGCAGCCAGCGGCTGGTGCAGATCTCGCAGGAAGAAGTGGGGCTGTTGTCCGGCGCGTCGCGCCAGCGGGCCAACCAGGCCCTGCAGGTGCTGGAGCGGGAAGGGCTGTTGCGCGTGGATTACGGCGGCATCCGCATCCTCGACCTGGAGGGGCTCAGGAGCTTCGAGGCGCATGCCTGA
- a CDS encoding AMP-binding protein, protein MDAIPETFPRLLLEHGRTRPHKCAYREKYLGIWQAWTWAQAGDEVRALACGLAALGFTRGMNLAIIGDNRPRLYWAMLAAQCLGGVAVPLYQDAPAADMAYVLDNAEIRYAIVEDQEQVDKLFELKAEYGGIEHIAYDDERGMRHYRQRELVSFARLQEAGRAWDQANPGGFDAAVEAGRGSDNAVILYTSGTTGKPKGVCQTHAALIAAGAGGTGFERLTDSENVLSYLPMAWVGDCLFSFAQALVAGFTVNCPESAETVTIDLREIGPTYYFAPPRIFEGMLTQVMIRMEDAGTLKRRMFHHFMEVARRVGADILDGRPVPAADRLRYALGDLLVYGPLKNVLGLSRVRVAYTAGAAIGPDLFRFYRSIGINLKQFYGSTETCAYICLQPDGQIKFDSVGMAAPGVDVKLADNGEVLVKSPTLMSCYFKRPDATMEAIDPQGWFHTGDAGIFDADGHLKIIDRAADVGRLNGGAIFAPNYIENKLKFFPFIKEAVAFGHGRDTVCAFLNIDMDAVGNWAERRNIAYSGYADLAAHPQVYALMTECVEKVNADLAADAAMSATQIHRFLVLHKELDPDDDELTRTRKVRRKFVAEKYRVLIEALYGGRASQYIETQVKFEDGRSGIVAADLRIADSRVLPPDVRRAA, encoded by the coding sequence ATGGACGCAATACCGGAGACATTCCCCCGCCTGCTGCTGGAACACGGGCGAACCCGGCCGCACAAGTGCGCCTACCGGGAAAAGTACCTGGGCATCTGGCAGGCCTGGACATGGGCCCAGGCGGGCGACGAAGTACGCGCCCTGGCCTGCGGCCTTGCCGCGCTTGGTTTCACGCGCGGCATGAACCTGGCCATCATCGGCGACAACCGGCCGCGCCTTTACTGGGCGATGCTGGCCGCGCAATGCCTGGGCGGCGTAGCCGTGCCGCTGTACCAGGATGCGCCGGCGGCGGACATGGCTTACGTGCTGGACAACGCCGAGATCCGCTATGCGATCGTGGAAGACCAGGAACAGGTCGACAAGCTGTTCGAGCTGAAGGCCGAATACGGCGGCATCGAGCACATCGCCTACGACGACGAGCGCGGCATGCGCCACTACCGCCAGCGCGAGCTGGTGTCCTTCGCGCGCCTGCAGGAAGCGGGCCGCGCGTGGGACCAGGCCAACCCGGGCGGTTTCGATGCCGCCGTGGAAGCGGGCCGCGGATCGGACAACGCGGTGATCCTGTACACCTCCGGCACCACCGGCAAGCCGAAGGGCGTTTGCCAGACGCATGCGGCACTGATCGCCGCCGGCGCCGGCGGCACCGGTTTCGAACGGCTGACCGACAGTGAAAACGTGCTGTCCTACCTGCCGATGGCGTGGGTCGGCGATTGCCTGTTTTCCTTTGCCCAGGCACTCGTGGCGGGCTTCACCGTGAATTGCCCGGAGTCGGCGGAAACGGTGACGATCGACCTGCGTGAAATCGGCCCCACCTATTATTTCGCCCCGCCGCGCATCTTCGAAGGCATGCTGACGCAGGTGATGATCCGCATGGAAGATGCGGGCACATTGAAACGCCGGATGTTCCATCATTTCATGGAAGTGGCGCGCCGCGTGGGCGCCGACATCCTCGACGGCCGCCCGGTCCCGGCGGCGGACCGGTTGCGCTACGCGCTGGGCGACCTGCTCGTGTACGGCCCGCTGAAAAACGTGCTGGGCCTGTCCAGGGTGCGGGTGGCATATACGGCCGGCGCCGCGATCGGCCCCGACCTGTTCCGCTTCTACCGCTCGATCGGCATCAACCTGAAGCAGTTCTACGGCTCCACCGAAACCTGCGCCTACATCTGCCTGCAGCCGGATGGCCAGATCAAGTTCGACAGCGTCGGCATGGCCGCGCCGGGCGTGGACGTGAAGCTGGCCGACAATGGCGAAGTGCTGGTCAAGTCGCCCACGCTGATGAGCTGCTACTTCAAGCGGCCCGATGCCACCATGGAGGCGATCGATCCACAAGGCTGGTTCCACACCGGCGATGCCGGCATCTTCGACGCGGACGGCCACCTGAAGATCATCGACCGCGCGGCGGACGTGGGGCGCCTGAACGGCGGCGCGATCTTCGCCCCGAACTATATCGAGAACAAGCTGAAGTTCTTCCCGTTCATCAAGGAAGCGGTCGCCTTCGGCCATGGGCGCGATACCGTATGCGCCTTCCTCAATATCGACATGGACGCGGTGGGCAACTGGGCCGAACGGCGCAACATCGCCTACTCCGGCTATGCCGACCTGGCCGCCCACCCGCAGGTGTATGCGTTGATGACGGAATGCGTGGAAAAGGTCAACGCCGACCTGGCCGCCGATGCGGCCATGAGCGCCACGCAGATCCACCGCTTCCTCGTGCTGCACAAGGAGCTCGACCCGGACGACGATGAACTGACCCGCACTCGCAAGGTGCGCCGCAAGTTCGTCGCCGAAAAATACCGCGTGCTCATCGAGGCGCTGTATGGGGGCCGCGCCTCGCAGTACATTGAAACGCAGGTGAAGTTCGAGGATGGCCGCAGCGGCATCGTGGCGGCCGACCTGCGCATTGCCGACAGCCGCGTGTTGCCGCCCGATGTGCGGCGCGCGGCGTAA
- a CDS encoding ABC transporter ATP-binding protein, translating into MLMNEPDTLFQPRRDIGPVILDLRNISLSFGGVKALTDISFDVRQHEIRAIIGPNGAGKSSMLNVINGVYRPQKGEIVFRGQHRRNMDCHAAAKSGIARTFQNIALFKGMTVLDNVMTGRNLKMKSNFLLQALYWGPARREEIAHRRKAEEIIDFLEIQHIRKTPVGRLPYGLQKRVELARALAAEPEILLLDEPMAGMNVEEKQDMCRFILDVNDQFGTTIVLIEHDMGVVMDISDRVVVLDYGRKIGDGTPDEVRGNPEVIKAYLGTAADGAEGAEGGHGH; encoded by the coding sequence ATGCTGATGAACGAACCCGACACGCTGTTCCAGCCCCGCCGGGACATCGGCCCCGTGATCCTGGACCTGCGCAATATCTCGCTGTCGTTCGGCGGCGTGAAGGCACTGACCGACATCTCGTTCGACGTGCGCCAGCACGAGATCCGCGCGATCATCGGCCCGAACGGCGCCGGCAAGAGCTCGATGCTGAACGTGATCAACGGCGTGTACCGGCCGCAGAAGGGGGAAATCGTGTTTCGCGGCCAGCACCGGCGCAACATGGATTGCCATGCGGCGGCAAAGTCGGGCATCGCGCGCACGTTCCAGAACATCGCACTGTTCAAGGGCATGACGGTGCTGGACAACGTGATGACCGGCCGTAACCTCAAGATGAAGTCGAATTTCCTGCTGCAGGCGCTGTACTGGGGCCCGGCGCGGCGCGAGGAAATCGCCCACCGCCGCAAGGCCGAGGAAATCATCGACTTCCTCGAGATCCAGCACATCCGCAAGACCCCCGTCGGCCGCCTGCCGTACGGCCTGCAGAAACGGGTCGAACTGGCCCGCGCGCTGGCCGCCGAACCGGAAATCCTGCTGCTGGACGAACCGATGGCCGGCATGAACGTGGAGGAAAAGCAGGACATGTGCCGCTTCATCCTCGACGTGAACGACCAGTTCGGCACGACGATCGTGCTGATCGAGCACGACATGGGGGTGGTGATGGATATCTCGGACCGGGTGGTGGTGCTCGATTACGGCCGCAAGATCGGCGATGGCACGCCGGACGAGGTGCGCGGCAATCCGGAAGTGATCAAGGCCTACCTTGGAACAGCGGCCGATGGTGCAGAGGGCGCGGAAGGCGGCCATGGACATTAA
- a CDS encoding branched-chain amino acid ABC transporter permease: MNFFFEVLIGGLLSGVMYALVAIGFVLIYKASGVFNFAQGAMVFFAALTCVGLMDKFGMSLWLAIPCTAVAMILLGIAIERVVLRPLVNQPEITLFMATIGLAFFLEGLAQLLWGSQVHQLPLPIEDVPLQSLLDRFNIVVSQFDVIAAIICGVLVAVLALLFAKTKVGRALRAVADDHQAALAVGIPLQRIWAILWAVAGVVALVAGLLWGARNGVQFALTFIALKALPVLILGGFTSVPGAIVGGLIIGASEKMAEVYIGPLVGGGIEGWFPYVLALLFLLVRPEGLFGEKIIRRI; encoded by the coding sequence ATTAATTTCTTCTTCGAGGTCCTGATCGGCGGCCTGCTGTCGGGCGTGATGTATGCGCTGGTGGCCATCGGTTTCGTGCTGATCTACAAAGCGTCCGGTGTCTTCAACTTCGCCCAGGGCGCGATGGTGTTCTTCGCCGCGCTGACCTGCGTGGGCCTGATGGACAAGTTCGGCATGTCGCTGTGGCTGGCCATCCCCTGCACGGCGGTGGCGATGATCCTCCTCGGCATCGCCATCGAGCGGGTGGTGCTGCGCCCGCTGGTGAACCAGCCGGAGATCACGCTGTTCATGGCCACCATCGGCCTGGCCTTTTTCCTCGAAGGCCTGGCGCAGCTGCTGTGGGGCTCGCAGGTACACCAGCTGCCGCTGCCGATCGAGGACGTGCCGCTGCAATCGCTGCTGGACCGCTTCAACATCGTGGTGTCGCAGTTCGACGTGATCGCCGCCATCATCTGCGGCGTGCTGGTTGCCGTGCTGGCGCTGCTGTTCGCGAAAACCAAGGTCGGCCGCGCCCTGCGCGCCGTGGCGGACGATCACCAGGCCGCCCTCGCCGTGGGCATCCCGCTGCAGCGCATCTGGGCGATCCTGTGGGCCGTGGCCGGCGTGGTGGCGCTGGTGGCGGGCTTGCTGTGGGGTGCGCGCAACGGCGTGCAGTTCGCCCTGACATTCATCGCCCTGAAGGCCCTGCCGGTGCTGATCCTGGGCGGCTTCACGTCGGTACCCGGTGCGATCGTCGGCGGCCTGATCATCGGTGCTTCCGAGAAGATGGCCGAGGTGTACATCGGCCCGCTGGTCGGCGGCGGCATCGAGGGCTGGTTCCCTTACGTGCTGGCGCTGCTGTTCCTGCTGGTGCGGCCGGAAGGGCTGTTCGGCGAAAAGATCATCCGGAGGATCTGA
- a CDS encoding branched-chain amino acid ABC transporter permease: MFYREAGQFRTTYEADGQLLPIRQDRIALIATLAIAALAVPFLASPYMLSAILIPFLIFALAALGLNILTGYAGQLSLGTAAFMAVGAFASWNFVARIPGIPMLLAFVLGGLCAALVGIAFGLPSLRIRGFYLAAATLATQFFVIWCLTKISWLTGGSASGVITAQRIEIMGYVFDTPQRKYVLVLLVVALMALLAKNLVRSNVGRSWMAVRDMDMAAEVIGIRPMRTKLLAFAVSSFYCGVAGALYAFAYLGTVEPEAYSLDLSFRILFMIIIGGVGSILGSFLGAAFIVLLPVFLNIAAHGLALPTSVASNLELMVFGALIIFFLIVEPHGLARLWQIGKEKLRLWPFPH; this comes from the coding sequence ATGTTCTACCGCGAAGCCGGGCAATTCCGCACCACCTACGAAGCCGACGGCCAGCTGCTGCCGATACGGCAGGACCGCATCGCACTGATCGCCACGCTGGCCATCGCCGCGCTGGCGGTGCCGTTCCTTGCCTCCCCTTATATGCTGTCGGCGATCCTGATTCCCTTCCTGATCTTCGCGCTGGCCGCGCTGGGCCTGAACATCCTCACCGGCTATGCCGGCCAGCTGTCGCTGGGCACCGCCGCGTTCATGGCGGTCGGTGCGTTCGCGTCGTGGAATTTCGTGGCGCGCATCCCCGGCATCCCGATGCTGCTTGCCTTCGTGCTGGGCGGCCTGTGCGCGGCCCTCGTCGGCATCGCCTTCGGCCTGCCGTCGCTGCGCATCCGCGGGTTCTACCTTGCCGCCGCCACGCTGGCCACGCAATTCTTCGTGATCTGGTGCCTGACGAAGATTTCATGGCTGACCGGCGGCAGCGCTTCCGGCGTGATCACCGCGCAGCGCATCGAGATCATGGGCTACGTGTTCGACACGCCGCAGCGCAAGTACGTGCTGGTACTGCTGGTGGTGGCGCTGATGGCGCTGCTGGCCAAGAACCTGGTGCGCTCCAACGTGGGCCGCTCGTGGATGGCGGTGCGGGACATGGACATGGCGGCCGAGGTGATCGGCATCCGCCCGATGCGCACCAAACTGCTGGCGTTCGCCGTCAGCTCGTTCTATTGCGGCGTGGCCGGCGCGCTGTATGCGTTTGCCTACCTGGGCACGGTGGAGCCGGAAGCCTACAGCCTTGACCTGTCGTTCCGCATCCTGTTCATGATCATCATCGGCGGCGTGGGATCGATCCTCGGCTCGTTCCTGGGCGCGGCCTTCATCGTGCTGCTGCCGGTGTTCCTGAACATCGCCGCGCACGGCCTCGCGCTGCCCACCAGCGTGGCGTCGAACCTCGAACTGATGGTGTTCGGCGCATTGATCATCTTCTTCCTGATCGTGGAACCGCATGGCCTGGCGCGCCTGTGGCAGATCGGCAAGGAGAAGCTGCGCCTGTGGCCGTTCCCCCATTAA
- a CDS encoding ABC transporter substrate-binding protein, with amino-acid sequence MKLLHSIVVGAVLAATVAPAFAQEQFVALPSYRVGPYASGGSGFYGGIIDYFSLVNAAGGVNGVKIAWQECETEYNPSRGVECYERLKTQRGGATLVEPLSTSIAYGILDRIPQDKIPMTMLGYGRSDAANGKVFPYVFPLISSYWSQAAAMVKYLADKNGGSLKGKKIVHLYHDSAFGKEPLPVLEALAKQQGFELVKIPVAPPGSEQQAQWLQIRQARPDHVILWGWGVMNSVAIKTAQRNGFPREKILGVWWAGSEEDTVPSGDAAKGYTAMSFNTPGNYPVLDEIRTKLYKAGKGNLSDQARIGSVYHMRGVTAGILFVEAMRTAQEKFGKGKPVTGEQMRWGLEHLNIDAARQKAVGAANMFPTVKTSCEDHEGSGAVKVQQWDGKKWNAITPNWIVGDRALVKKLIDESSNKYAAEKNLKPACMP; translated from the coding sequence ATGAAGCTGTTGCATTCGATCGTCGTCGGCGCAGTGCTCGCTGCCACCGTCGCACCTGCCTTCGCGCAGGAGCAGTTCGTGGCGCTGCCCTCCTACCGCGTCGGGCCGTACGCCTCGGGAGGCTCCGGCTTCTATGGCGGCATCATCGACTATTTTTCGCTCGTCAACGCGGCGGGCGGCGTCAACGGCGTCAAGATCGCCTGGCAGGAATGCGAGACGGAATACAACCCGTCGCGCGGCGTGGAATGCTACGAGCGCCTGAAAACCCAGCGCGGCGGCGCCACGCTGGTCGAGCCGCTGTCGACCAGCATCGCCTACGGCATCCTCGACCGCATCCCGCAGGACAAGATCCCGATGACGATGCTGGGCTACGGCCGCTCGGATGCGGCCAACGGCAAGGTATTCCCCTACGTATTCCCGCTCATTTCCAGCTACTGGAGCCAGGCCGCCGCGATGGTGAAATACCTGGCCGACAAGAACGGCGGCTCGCTGAAGGGCAAGAAGATCGTGCACCTGTACCACGACTCCGCGTTCGGCAAGGAACCCTTGCCGGTACTGGAAGCGCTGGCGAAACAGCAGGGCTTCGAACTGGTGAAGATCCCGGTGGCGCCGCCCGGCAGCGAGCAGCAGGCGCAATGGCTGCAGATCCGGCAGGCGCGGCCCGACCACGTGATCCTGTGGGGCTGGGGCGTGATGAATTCGGTGGCGATCAAGACCGCGCAGCGCAACGGCTTCCCGCGCGAGAAGATCCTCGGCGTGTGGTGGGCCGGCTCCGAGGAGGATACCGTGCCGTCCGGCGACGCCGCCAAGGGCTACACGGCGATGTCGTTCAACACCCCCGGCAATTACCCGGTGCTCGATGAAATCCGTACGAAGCTGTACAAGGCCGGCAAGGGCAACCTGTCCGACCAGGCCCGCATCGGTTCCGTGTACCACATGCGCGGCGTGACCGCCGGCATCCTGTTCGTCGAGGCGATGCGCACCGCGCAGGAAAAATTCGGCAAGGGCAAGCCCGTCACCGGCGAGCAGATGCGCTGGGGCCTGGAACACCTGAACATCGACGCGGCGCGGCAGAAGGCGGTGGGCGCGGCGAACATGTTCCCCACCGTGAAGACCAGCTGCGAAGACCACGAAGGTTCCGGTGCCGTGAAGGTGCAGCAATGGGATGGCAAGAAGTGGAACGCCATCACGCCGAACTGGATCGTGGGCGACCGCGCGCTGGTGAAGAAGCTGATCGACGAATCGTCGAACAAGTACGCGGCCGAGAAAAACCTGAAGCCGGCCTGCATGCCATGA
- a CDS encoding ABC transporter ATP-binding protein translates to MSTLSVNNIEVIYDHVILVLKGVSLEVPQGAIVALLGANGAGKSTTLKTISTLLRGERGDVTKGEVRFNGERVDQLTPNALVTRGLAQVMEGRHCFGHLTIEENLLTGAYTRKLSRAELREALERVYHYFPRLKERRTSQAGYTSGGEQQMCAIGRALMAKPTMILLDEPSMGIAPQIVEEIFGIVKDLNTNEGVSFLLAEQNTMVALRYADFGYILENGRVVMEGDAAELAANEDVKEFYLGVSGAGRRSFRDQKFYKRRKRWLS, encoded by the coding sequence ATGAGCACGCTGTCGGTCAACAATATCGAAGTCATCTACGACCATGTGATCCTGGTGCTGAAAGGCGTGTCGCTGGAAGTGCCGCAAGGTGCCATCGTGGCGCTGCTGGGCGCCAATGGCGCCGGCAAGTCCACCACGCTGAAGACCATTTCCACGCTGCTGCGCGGCGAACGGGGCGACGTGACGAAGGGCGAAGTGCGCTTCAACGGCGAGCGCGTGGACCAGCTGACGCCGAACGCGCTGGTCACGCGCGGCCTGGCGCAGGTGATGGAAGGCCGCCACTGCTTCGGCCACCTGACGATCGAGGAAAACCTGCTGACCGGCGCCTACACGCGCAAGCTGTCGCGTGCCGAGCTGCGCGAGGCGCTGGAGCGGGTCTATCACTACTTTCCCAGGCTGAAGGAGCGGCGCACCAGCCAGGCCGGCTACACCTCGGGCGGCGAGCAGCAGATGTGCGCGATCGGCCGGGCATTGATGGCCAAGCCGACCATGATCCTGCTGGACGAGCCATCGATGGGCATCGCGCCGCAGATCGTCGAGGAAATCTTCGGCATCGTGAAGGACCTCAACACGAACGAGGGCGTGTCCTTCCTGCTGGCCGAACAGAACACCATGGTGGCGCTGCGCTACGCGGACTTCGGCTACATCCTGGAAAACGGCCGCGTGGTGATGGAAGGCGATGCCGCGGAACTGGCGGCCAACGAGGACGTGAAGGAATTCTACCTGGGCGTGTCCGGCGCGGGCCGGCGCAGCTTCCGCGACCAGAAATTCTACAAGCGGCGCAAGCGGTGGCTGTCATGA
- a CDS encoding MmcQ/YjbR family DNA-binding protein, which produces MNLNKAKKLCAGLPGATQDVKWESSLVFSVGGKMFAATHTDPKAGRISFKVDDDAFLALTDRPGFIPAPYLARAKWVQIDDLKAVSDEEAAALLRRAHEIIFGKLTKKLQKDITEGGP; this is translated from the coding sequence ATGAACCTGAACAAGGCAAAGAAACTGTGTGCCGGGCTGCCCGGCGCCACGCAGGATGTGAAATGGGAATCGAGCCTGGTCTTCTCGGTGGGAGGCAAGATGTTTGCAGCCACGCACACCGATCCGAAGGCCGGCCGCATCAGTTTCAAGGTCGACGACGATGCCTTCCTGGCGCTGACGGACCGGCCAGGCTTCATCCCGGCGCCCTACCTGGCGCGGGCGAAATGGGTGCAGATCGACGACCTGAAAGCGGTATCGGACGAGGAAGCGGCCGCGCTGCTCAGGCGTGCGCACGAAATCATTTTCGGCAAGCTGACGAAAAAGCTGCAGAAGGACATCACGGAAGGCGGTCCATGA